The proteins below are encoded in one region of Taeniopygia guttata chromosome 15, bTaeGut7.mat, whole genome shotgun sequence:
- the SEZ6L gene encoding seizure 6-like protein isoform X2, with product MLLRELVGGAGASRGEPRAGPELPPVPSPAARSAPLRAPRAPLRSALRRQRRPRPARPRSARSGADRIGSARLGSARPGRRMPGPRGLCLLALLLLGTPAAPRPDSGSGAALVPASPDPLAVDESLEKMGGGAAEFGHSTGLTAGAEDFGHAVGSDPGAGELGQGTALNLLPAPEETTPLLLMATAAPRPDAKQTSPVKKKPLTPKQVNTGRKHPRLKPTPAGPPGTASPASPRSSRLPTATPGPRVPAEDTEQSAPELPWLEQATTSRPTLQISPSTLPPALPQPFPGSTRDAGEAPTAAPAGAAVIPTNGAERDAHSSVPEDSQETTTSTIVTTTVTTTEPTPVLCSMSFHDPEGYIDSTDYPPLPLHGYLQCTYNVTVYTGYGVELQVKSVNLSDGEVLSIRGVDGDALVVLANQTLLVEGQVIRSPTNTISVYFRTFQDDVVGTFQLHYQVFMLSCNFPRRPDFGEVTVMDLHSGGIAHFHCHLGYELQGPRMLTCINASRPHWSSPEPICSAPCGGTVHNATIGRVLSPSYSGNQSGSVYCVWAIGAPPGQKLHLHFEKLLLTEKDRMVVYSGDTNRSAVLYDSLRADSVPFEGVISDGSSIRIDFLAEEPAAATAFNIRFEAFERGHCYEPYIQNGNFTTSDPTYNLGTTVEFTCDPGHSLEQGPAVIECINMRDPYWNDTEPLCRATCGGELTAVAGVILSPNWPEPYTEGEDCIWRIHVGEEKRLFLDIQLLNITNSDILTIYDGDELSSRILGQYVGSSGPQKLYSSSPDLTIQFHSDPAGLIFGKGQGFIMNYIEVSRNDSCSDLPEIQNGWKTTSHTELVRGAKITYQCDPGYDIVGSDTLTCQWDLSWSSDPPFCEKIMYCTDPGEVEHSTRLISDPVLLVGTTIQYTCNPGFVLEGSSLLTCYSRETGTPIWTSRLPHCVSEESLACDNPGLPENGYQILYKRLYLPGESLTFMCYEGFELMGEVTIKCILGQPSHWSGPLPICKVNQDSFEHALEAEAAAETSLEGGNMALAIFIPVLIISLLLGGAYIYLTRCRYYSSLRLPLMYSHPYSQITVETEFDNPIYETGETREYEVSI from the exons ACAGCGGATCGGGGGCAGCGCTGGTGCCGGCCAGCCCGGACCCTCTGGCTGTGGATGAATCCCTGGAGAAGATGGGTGGTGGAGCTGCAGAGTTTGGGCACAGCACGGGTTTGACTGCTGGAGCTGAGGATTTTGGGCATGCTGTGGGGTCAGACCCTGGAgctggggagctggggcagggcactGCCCTCAACCTCCTGCCGGCCCCGGAGGAGACCACGCCGCTCCTGCTTATGGCCACCGCTGCCCCCAGACCTGATGCCAAACAAACTTCCCCTGTCAAGAAAAAGCCACTGACTCCAAAGCAAGTCAACACGGGAAGGAAGCACCCAAGGCTGAAGCCCACCCCGGCAGGGCCCCCTGGGACTGCCTCCCCAGCCAGCCCACGGAGCTCCAggctccccacagccaccccagggccGCGGGTGCCTGCAGAGGACACGGAGCAGAGcgccccagagctgccctggctggagcAGGCCACCACCAGCCGCCCCACGCTGCAGATCTCCCCTTCCaccctgcccccagccctcccccagcccttccctggcagcACGAGGGACGCTGGAGAGGCTCCGACTGCAGCTCCCGCTGGCGCTGCCGTTATCCCAACAAACGGCGCGGAGAGGGACGCGCACAGCTCCGTGCCGGAGGACAGCCAAGAAACCACCACGTCCACCATCGTCACCACCACCGTCACCACCACCGAGCCCACCCCGG TGCTCTGCAGCATGAGCTTCCATGACCCCGAGGGCTACATCGACTCCACGGATTACCCCCCTCTGCCCCTGCACGGGTACCTGCAGTGCACCTACAACGTCACCGTCTACACCGGCTACGGCGTCGAGCTCCAG GTGAAGAGTGTGAACCTGTCAGACGGGGAGGTGCTGTCCATCCGTGGTGTGGACGGCGATGCCCTGGTGGTCTTGGCCAACCAGACCCTTCTGGTGGAAGGCCAGGTGATCCGCAGCCCCACCAACACCATCTCCGTCTACTTCCGCACCTTCCAGGACGACGTGGTGGGGACCTTCCAGCTCCACTACCAGG TGTTTATGCTGAGCTGCAACTTCCCACGGAGACCTGACTTCGGAGAGGTGACGGTGATGGATCTGCACTCGGGTGGCATCGCTCACTTCCACTGCCACCTGGGCTACGAGCTGCAGGGCCCCCGCATGCTGACCTGCATCAACGCCTCCCGGCCGCACTGGAGCAGCCCCGAGCCCATCTGCTCAG CTCCCTGTGGAGGGACAGTCCACAATGCCACCATCGGCCGCGTGCTGTCCCCCAGCTACAGCGGGAACCAGTCTGGCAGCGTGTACTGCGTGTGGGCCATCGGGGCCCCCCCGGGCCAGAAGCTCCACCTGCACTTTGAGAAGCTCCTGCTGACTGAGAAGGACAG gaTGGTGGTGTACAGCGGGGACACCAACCGCTCGGCCGTGCTCTACGACTCCCTGCGCGCCGACAGCGTCCCCTTCGAGGGCGTCATCAGCGACGGCTCCTCCATCAGGATCGACTTCCTCGCCGAGGAGCCCGCGGCCGCCACCGCCTTCAACATCCGCTTCGAAG CCTTTGAGCGGGGCCACTGCTACGAGCCCTACATCCAGAACGGGAACTTCACCACCTCCGACCCCACCTACAACCTGGGCACCACCGTGGAGTTCACCTGTGACCCCGGGCActccctggagcagggccctgccgTCATCGAGTGCATCAACATGAGGGATCCCTACTGGAACGACACGGAGCCGCTGTGCCGAG CCACGTGTGGAGGGGAGTTGACCGCCGTGGCCGGGGTGATCCTGTCCCCCAACTGGCCAGAGCCCTACACGGAGGGGGAGGATTGCATCTGGAGGATCCATGTGGGAGAGGAGAAGCGGCTCTTCCTGGACATCCAGCT CCTGAACATCACCAACAGCGACATCCTCACCATCTACGACGGGGACGAGCTCTCCTCCCGCATCCTGGGGCAGTACGTCGGCAGCAGTGGCCCCCAGAAGCTCTACTCCTCCAGCCCCGACCTCACCATCCAGTTCCACTCGGACCCTGCTGGGCTCATCTTTGGCAAGGGGCAAGGATTCATCATGAACTATATAG AGGTGTCCCGCAACGACTCCTGCTCTGACCTGCCCGAGATCCAGAACGGCTGGAAGACCACGTCCCACACAGAGCTGGTGAGGGGGGCCAAGATCACCTACCAGTGTGACCCGGGCTACGACATCGTGGGCAGTGACACCCTCACCTGCCAGTGGGACCTCAGCTGGAGCAGCGACCCCCCCTTCTGTGAAAAGA TTATGTACTGCACGGACCCGGGGGAGGTGGAGCACTCCACGCGCCTCATCTCGGACCCGGTGCTGCTGGTGGGCACCACCATCCAGTACACCTGCAACCCCGGCTTCGTGCTGGagggcagctccctgctcaccTGCTACAGCCGCGAGACCGGGACCCCCATCTGGACCTCGCGGCTCCCGCACTGCGTCT CTGAGGAGTCACTGGCCTGTGATAACCCAGGGCTGCCAGAAAATGGGTACCAAATTCTTTATAAGCGCCTCTACCTGCCAGGAGAGTCCCTGACCTTCATGTGCTACGAAGGCTTTGAACTCATGGGGGAGGTGACCATCAAATGCATCCTGGGCCAGCCATCCCACTGGAGCGGCCCCCTGCCCATCTGCAAAG TGAACCAAGACAGCTTTGAACATGCTCTGGAAG cagaagctgctgcagagacGTCGCTCGAGGGGGGAAACATGGCCTTGGCCATCTTCATCCCGGTGCTGATcatctccctgctgctgggaggagcCTACATCTATCTCACCag GTGTCGGTACTACTCCAGCCTCCGCCTGCCCCTCATGTACTCCCACCCCTACAGCCAGATCACGGTAGAAACGGAGTTTGACAACCCGATTTATGAGACAGGG GAAACACGAGAATACGAGGTTTCGATATAA
- the ASPHD2 gene encoding aspartate beta-hydroxylase domain-containing protein 2, whose translation MVWVPLSPTSSDRRAPLRAPSTTTMSLEWLTDWSWSLDGLRDFIATGIQSFRDCDATALVAVACLLVLFVWYCYHVGREQPRAYATVNALMQSAEANGVQNGFVYCQSPECVRCSHHDGLNQKLYHNLQEYAKRYSWSGMGRIHKGIREQGRYLNSRPSIQKPEVFFLPDLPTTPYFSRDAQKHDVELLERNFQTILCEFETLYKAFSNCSLPQGWKMNSTPSGEWFTFYLVNQGMCVPRNCRRCPRTYRLLGSLRTCIGNNVFGNACISVLSPGTVIAEHYGPTNIRIRCHLGLKTPSNCELVVGGEPQCWAEGRCLLFDDSFLHTAFHEGAPEEGPRVVFMVDLWHPNVAAAERQALDFIFAPGR comes from the exons ATGGTGTGGGTGCCCCTGAGCCCCACGAGCAGTGACCGCCGGGCCCCTCTGCGCgctcccagcaccaccaccatgtcTTTGGAGTGGCTGACGGACTGGAGCTGGTCCCTGGACGGACTCCGGGATTTCATCGCCACGGGCATCCAGTCTTTCCGCGACTGCGACGCCACGGCCCTGGTGGCCGTCGCCTGCCTGCTGGTCCTGTTCGTGTGGTACTGCTACCACGTGGGGCGGGAGCAGCCCCGCGCCTACGCCACGGTGAACGCGCTGATGCAGAGCGCCGAGGCCAACGGGGTGCAGAACGGCTTCGTCTACTGCCAGTCGCCCGAGTGCGTGCGCTGCTCGCACCACGACGGCCTCAACCAGAAACTCTACCACAACCTGCAGGAGTACGCCAAGCGCTACTCCTGGTCCGGCATGGGCAGGATCCACAAGGGCATCCGCGAGCAGGGCCGCTACCTCAACAGCCGGCCCTCCATCCAGAAGCCAGAAGTCTTCTTCCTGCCCGACTTGCCCACCACGCCCTACTTCTCCAGGGACGCTCAAAAGCACGACGTGGAGTTGCTGGAGCGCAACTTCCAGACCATCCTGTGCGAGTTTGAGACCCTGTACAAGGCGTTCTCAAACTGCAGCCTCCCGCAAGGATGGAAAATGAACAGCACGCCCAGCGGGGAGTGGTTCACCTTCTACCTGGTGAACCAGGGCATGTGCGTGCCCAGGAACTGCCGGAGATGCCCACGGACGTACCGCTTGCTCGGGAGCCTGCGTACCTGCATTGGCAACAATGTCTTTGGCAACGCCTGCATCTCTGTGCTGAGCCCGGGCACCGTCATCGCCGAGCACTACGGGCCCACCAACATCCGCATCCGCTGCCACCTCG GTCTGAAGACACCCAGCAACTGCGAACTGGTGGTGGGGGGCgagccccagtgctgggctgagggcCGGTGCCTGCTCTTCGACGACTCCTTCCTGCACACGGCGTTCCACGAAG GTGCCCCGGAGGAAGGTCCCCGCGTGGTGTTCATGGTGGACCTGTGGCACCCCAACGTGGCCGCGGCCGAGCGCCAAGCCCTCGACTTCATCTTCGCGCCGGGACGATGA
- the SEZ6L gene encoding seizure 6-like protein isoform X1, with amino-acid sequence MLLRELVGGAGASRGEPRAGPELPPVPSPAARSAPLRAPRAPLRSALRRQRRPRPARPRSARSGADRIGSARLGSARPGRRMPGPRGLCLLALLLLGTPAAPRPDSGSGAALVPASPDPLAVDESLEKMGGGAAEFGHSTGLTAGAEDFGHAVGSDPGAGELGQGTALNLLPAPEETTPLLLMATAAPRPDAKQTSPVKKKPLTPKQVNTGRKHPRLKPTPAGPPGTASPASPRSSRLPTATPGPRVPAEDTEQSAPELPWLEQATTSRPTLQISPSTLPPALPQPFPGSTRDAGEAPTAAPAGAAVIPTNGAERDAHSSVPEDSQETTTSTIVTTTVTTTEPTPVLCSMSFHDPEGYIDSTDYPPLPLHGYLQCTYNVTVYTGYGVELQVKSVNLSDGEVLSIRGVDGDALVVLANQTLLVEGQVIRSPTNTISVYFRTFQDDVVGTFQLHYQVFMLSCNFPRRPDFGEVTVMDLHSGGIAHFHCHLGYELQGPRMLTCINASRPHWSSPEPICSAPCGGTVHNATIGRVLSPSYSGNQSGSVYCVWAIGAPPGQKLHLHFEKLLLTEKDRMVVYSGDTNRSAVLYDSLRADSVPFEGVISDGSSIRIDFLAEEPAAATAFNIRFEAFERGHCYEPYIQNGNFTTSDPTYNLGTTVEFTCDPGHSLEQGPAVIECINMRDPYWNDTEPLCRATCGGELTAVAGVILSPNWPEPYTEGEDCIWRIHVGEEKRLFLDIQLLNITNSDILTIYDGDELSSRILGQYVGSSGPQKLYSSSPDLTIQFHSDPAGLIFGKGQGFIMNYIEVSRNDSCSDLPEIQNGWKTTSHTELVRGAKITYQCDPGYDIVGSDTLTCQWDLSWSSDPPFCEKIMYCTDPGEVEHSTRLISDPVLLVGTTIQYTCNPGFVLEGSSLLTCYSRETGTPIWTSRLPHCVSEESLACDNPGLPENGYQILYKRLYLPGESLTFMCYEGFELMGEVTIKCILGQPSHWSGPLPICKVNQDSFEHALEVAEAAAETSLEGGNMALAIFIPVLIISLLLGGAYIYLTRCRYYSSLRLPLMYSHPYSQITVETEFDNPIYETGETREYEVSI; translated from the exons ACAGCGGATCGGGGGCAGCGCTGGTGCCGGCCAGCCCGGACCCTCTGGCTGTGGATGAATCCCTGGAGAAGATGGGTGGTGGAGCTGCAGAGTTTGGGCACAGCACGGGTTTGACTGCTGGAGCTGAGGATTTTGGGCATGCTGTGGGGTCAGACCCTGGAgctggggagctggggcagggcactGCCCTCAACCTCCTGCCGGCCCCGGAGGAGACCACGCCGCTCCTGCTTATGGCCACCGCTGCCCCCAGACCTGATGCCAAACAAACTTCCCCTGTCAAGAAAAAGCCACTGACTCCAAAGCAAGTCAACACGGGAAGGAAGCACCCAAGGCTGAAGCCCACCCCGGCAGGGCCCCCTGGGACTGCCTCCCCAGCCAGCCCACGGAGCTCCAggctccccacagccaccccagggccGCGGGTGCCTGCAGAGGACACGGAGCAGAGcgccccagagctgccctggctggagcAGGCCACCACCAGCCGCCCCACGCTGCAGATCTCCCCTTCCaccctgcccccagccctcccccagcccttccctggcagcACGAGGGACGCTGGAGAGGCTCCGACTGCAGCTCCCGCTGGCGCTGCCGTTATCCCAACAAACGGCGCGGAGAGGGACGCGCACAGCTCCGTGCCGGAGGACAGCCAAGAAACCACCACGTCCACCATCGTCACCACCACCGTCACCACCACCGAGCCCACCCCGG TGCTCTGCAGCATGAGCTTCCATGACCCCGAGGGCTACATCGACTCCACGGATTACCCCCCTCTGCCCCTGCACGGGTACCTGCAGTGCACCTACAACGTCACCGTCTACACCGGCTACGGCGTCGAGCTCCAG GTGAAGAGTGTGAACCTGTCAGACGGGGAGGTGCTGTCCATCCGTGGTGTGGACGGCGATGCCCTGGTGGTCTTGGCCAACCAGACCCTTCTGGTGGAAGGCCAGGTGATCCGCAGCCCCACCAACACCATCTCCGTCTACTTCCGCACCTTCCAGGACGACGTGGTGGGGACCTTCCAGCTCCACTACCAGG TGTTTATGCTGAGCTGCAACTTCCCACGGAGACCTGACTTCGGAGAGGTGACGGTGATGGATCTGCACTCGGGTGGCATCGCTCACTTCCACTGCCACCTGGGCTACGAGCTGCAGGGCCCCCGCATGCTGACCTGCATCAACGCCTCCCGGCCGCACTGGAGCAGCCCCGAGCCCATCTGCTCAG CTCCCTGTGGAGGGACAGTCCACAATGCCACCATCGGCCGCGTGCTGTCCCCCAGCTACAGCGGGAACCAGTCTGGCAGCGTGTACTGCGTGTGGGCCATCGGGGCCCCCCCGGGCCAGAAGCTCCACCTGCACTTTGAGAAGCTCCTGCTGACTGAGAAGGACAG gaTGGTGGTGTACAGCGGGGACACCAACCGCTCGGCCGTGCTCTACGACTCCCTGCGCGCCGACAGCGTCCCCTTCGAGGGCGTCATCAGCGACGGCTCCTCCATCAGGATCGACTTCCTCGCCGAGGAGCCCGCGGCCGCCACCGCCTTCAACATCCGCTTCGAAG CCTTTGAGCGGGGCCACTGCTACGAGCCCTACATCCAGAACGGGAACTTCACCACCTCCGACCCCACCTACAACCTGGGCACCACCGTGGAGTTCACCTGTGACCCCGGGCActccctggagcagggccctgccgTCATCGAGTGCATCAACATGAGGGATCCCTACTGGAACGACACGGAGCCGCTGTGCCGAG CCACGTGTGGAGGGGAGTTGACCGCCGTGGCCGGGGTGATCCTGTCCCCCAACTGGCCAGAGCCCTACACGGAGGGGGAGGATTGCATCTGGAGGATCCATGTGGGAGAGGAGAAGCGGCTCTTCCTGGACATCCAGCT CCTGAACATCACCAACAGCGACATCCTCACCATCTACGACGGGGACGAGCTCTCCTCCCGCATCCTGGGGCAGTACGTCGGCAGCAGTGGCCCCCAGAAGCTCTACTCCTCCAGCCCCGACCTCACCATCCAGTTCCACTCGGACCCTGCTGGGCTCATCTTTGGCAAGGGGCAAGGATTCATCATGAACTATATAG AGGTGTCCCGCAACGACTCCTGCTCTGACCTGCCCGAGATCCAGAACGGCTGGAAGACCACGTCCCACACAGAGCTGGTGAGGGGGGCCAAGATCACCTACCAGTGTGACCCGGGCTACGACATCGTGGGCAGTGACACCCTCACCTGCCAGTGGGACCTCAGCTGGAGCAGCGACCCCCCCTTCTGTGAAAAGA TTATGTACTGCACGGACCCGGGGGAGGTGGAGCACTCCACGCGCCTCATCTCGGACCCGGTGCTGCTGGTGGGCACCACCATCCAGTACACCTGCAACCCCGGCTTCGTGCTGGagggcagctccctgctcaccTGCTACAGCCGCGAGACCGGGACCCCCATCTGGACCTCGCGGCTCCCGCACTGCGTCT CTGAGGAGTCACTGGCCTGTGATAACCCAGGGCTGCCAGAAAATGGGTACCAAATTCTTTATAAGCGCCTCTACCTGCCAGGAGAGTCCCTGACCTTCATGTGCTACGAAGGCTTTGAACTCATGGGGGAGGTGACCATCAAATGCATCCTGGGCCAGCCATCCCACTGGAGCGGCCCCCTGCCCATCTGCAAAG TGAACCAAGACAGCTTTGAACATGCTCTGGAAG tagcagaagctgctgcagagacGTCGCTCGAGGGGGGAAACATGGCCTTGGCCATCTTCATCCCGGTGCTGATcatctccctgctgctgggaggagcCTACATCTATCTCACCag GTGTCGGTACTACTCCAGCCTCCGCCTGCCCCTCATGTACTCCCACCCCTACAGCCAGATCACGGTAGAAACGGAGTTTGACAACCCGATTTATGAGACAGGG GAAACACGAGAATACGAGGTTTCGATATAA